The following proteins are encoded in a genomic region of Dioscorea cayenensis subsp. rotundata cultivar TDr96_F1 chromosome 8, TDr96_F1_v2_PseudoChromosome.rev07_lg8_w22 25.fasta, whole genome shotgun sequence:
- the LOC120267946 gene encoding uncharacterized protein LOC120267946: protein MAHLNYIRLGRRWRRMRGFRLNTHRCSVHRLRVRLMSILHLLAGCLKPLKRGFRSCNNSNSSCERSMSRRGLVFEDQQQQQRSSFAGNNCKQRHCSRSNSFYAEAIADCLEFIKRSSVSVDNNPSAVVVSSHDQF, encoded by the coding sequence ATGGCTCATTTAAACTACATCAGACTTGGGCGGAGGTGGCGGCGAATGAGAGGTTTCCGGCTAAACACTCACCGGTGCTCCGTTCACAGGCTACGAGTTCGTCTGATGAGCATCCTCCATCTCTTGGCTGGTTGTTTGAAGCCACTGAAAAGAGGTTTTAGAAGCTGTAATAACAGTAACAGTTCATGTGAGAGAAGCATGAGCAGACGTGGCCTTGTGTTTGaagatcaacaacaacaacaacgttCAAGCTTTGCTGGTAACAATTGTAAGCAAAGGCATTGCAGCCGTTCAAACTCTTTCTATGCAGAAGCCATTGCTGATTGTTTGGAGTTCATAAAAAGATCATCTGTTTCTGTTGATAATAATCCTTCTGCTGTTGTTGTTTCTTCTCATGATCAattctag
- the LOC120267336 gene encoding uncharacterized protein LOC120267336, whose amino-acid sequence MLPPVLHGGPLTISNPTRDSEAEFTMIGHRFENAKDFKDALCDLAVKRNFNFQFIKNDKDRMTVTCADEDCQWCVHASRDGNLPTFRIKTPFHLRASKKWVSRNVVMKLSDRPLYRAVDIQRDILHDHGVCLSYKQAWMGKELAKGILHGSDIASYDLLVWYAAKVSETNPGSVVIIDTDGERFKRGFFCFRASLDGFKRGCRPMLFLDGTHLFSKYGGILLGVTAKDGNEGFFSFGVCYRG is encoded by the coding sequence ATGCTACCGCCAGTTTTACATGGAGGACCTTTAACAATAAGTAATCCAACAAGAGATTCAGAAGCTGAGTTTACTATGATTGGTCATCGTTTTGAAAATGCGAAAGACTTTAAGGATGCATTGTGTGACTTAGCCGTCAAACGCAATTTCAACTTTCAGTTCATAAAGAACGACAAAGATAGAATGACTGTGACATGTGCTGATGAAGATTGTCAATGGTGTGTTCATGCCTCAAGAGACGGAAACCTTCCTACATTCAGGATTAAAACACCATTTCACCTGAGAGcatcaaagaaatgggttagTAGGAATGTAGTAATGAAATTAAGTGATCGGCCACTATACCGAGCAGTGGATATACAACGAGATATATTACATGACCACGGTGTTTGTCTGTCGTATAAACAAGCCTGGATGGGTAAAGAGTTAGCAAAGGGAATTCTTCATGGCAgtgatatagcaagctatgATCTATTGGTATGGTATGCAGCCAAAGTTTCTGAAACTAACCCAGGTAGCGTCGTTATTATTGACACTGATGGAGAACGATTCAAGCGTGGGTTTTTCTGTTTTCGTGCTTCTCTTGATGGTTTCAAGCGGGGTTGTAGGCCTATGCTTTTTCTAGATGGAACTCACTTGTTTAGCAAATATGGCGGTATCCTTCTTGGTGTAACAGCCAAAGATGGAAATgaaggatttttttcatttggcgTTTGCTATCGTGGATAA